The following are encoded together in the Deltaproteobacteria bacterium genome:
- a CDS encoding transposase, giving the protein FIGDVPCRLMNRSKNLAGISLDHGIGKFKQQVSYKAQRAGGHAQEIKERDSTRTCAVCLEVYPRIGLGVREWKCGNCSTVHDRDVNAARNILRLGREALTHLHCRRAVQA; this is encoded by the coding sequence TATTCATCGGTGATGTCCCGTGTCGCCTGATGAATCGCTCGAAGAACCTTGCGGGAATCAGTCTTGATCACGGCATCGGCAAGTTTAAACAGCAAGTCTCCTACAAAGCCCAAAGAGCTGGGGGACACGCACAGGAAATAAAAGAAAGGGACTCCACTCGAACGTGTGCAGTATGCTTAGAGGTATACCCTCGGATCGGGCTAGGAGTAAGGGAGTGGAAGTGCGGCAATTGTAGTACGGTTCACGACCGTGACGTCAATGCAGCTCGTAACATTCTCCGCCTCGGACGTGAGGCGCTGACCCACTTGCACTGCCGTCGGGCGGTGCAAGCCTAG